One window of the Xenopus tropicalis strain Nigerian chromosome 10, UCB_Xtro_10.0, whole genome shotgun sequence genome contains the following:
- the cbx8 gene encoding chromobox protein homolog 8, with protein MELSAVGERVFAAESLLKRRIRKGRMEYLVKWKGWSQKYSTWEPEENILDARLVAAFEDREREREMYGPKKRGPKPKTFLLKAQAKANAKTYEFRSESTRGVRIPYPGHPPQELPSRSREGLRSIPTSSQGSSATRGDIFSERLGRTEMRGEHYPMKIKRKKKHHSDKGLCEVGNQAIRISTAISSNQLETVTGSARTDNPSAGKYHAPHSVIQLARRQDTDLGPSSHVGPGFMHRERALTQTGQDIQEQLSTDNHPHRTKHRVDFMASVCKESSVSRSRNSLGYQEQISDFYRGALGTHGGKPSLIARIPVARILGEPEEEPWRPPVENFEKVVVTDVTSNFLTVTIKESNTDQGFFKEKR; from the exons ggcCGCATGGAGTATCTGGTGAAGTGGAAGGGATGGTCTCAAAA gtaCAGCACTTGGGAGCCAGAAGAGAACATTCTGGATGCCAGATTAGTAGCAGCTTTTGAAGACAG GGAGCGAGAAAGAGAGATGTATGGTCCAAAAAAACGAGGCCCTAAACCTAAAACTTTTCTCCTGAAG GCACAAGCCAAGGCAAATGCAAAAACATATGAGTTCCGCAGTGAATCTACTCGTGGAGTTAGGATACCATATCCTGGTCACCCTCCTCAGGAGCTGCCATCCAGATCCAGAGAAGGATTACGGAGCATACCCACCTCTTCCCAGGGGAGCAGTGCAACCAGAGGAGACATCTTCAGCGAGAGGCTAGGGAGGACAGAGATGAGAGGAGAACATTATCCAAtgaaaattaaaaggaaaaagaaacacCACAGTGACAAAGGACTTTGTGAGGTAGGCAACCAGGCCATCAGGATCTCAACTGCCATTTCCTCCAACCAGCTAGAGACAGTCACCGGCTCTGCCAGAACAGATAATCCCAGTGCAGGGAAATATCATGCTCCTCATAGTGTCATCCAGTTAGCAAGACGTCAGGACACAGATTTGGGACCTTCCAGCCACGTAGGTCCTGGTTTCATGCACAGGGAACGTGCTTTGACACAGACTGGGCAAGATATCCAGGAGCAGCTTAGTACCGACAACCACCCACACAGGACCAAACACAGAGTTGACTTCATGGCCTCTGTGTGCAAAGAGTCAAGTGTTTCAAGAAGCAGGAACAGCTTGGGATACCAGGAACAAATATCCGACTTCTACAGGGGAGCATTGGGAACCCATGGTGGGAAACCCTCCCTCATTGCCCGAATACCTGTTGCTAGGATCTTGGGGGAACCTGAAGAGGAACCATGGAGACCCCCAGTGGAGAACTTTGAGAAAGTGGTGGTGACAGATGTTACGTCAAACTTTCTCACTGTTACAATAAAGGAGAGCAACACTGATCAAGGTTTCTTCAAGGAGAAAAGATGA